The DNA window aaaactattgaaaatactaaaaatattcaaaatataactaccataagaaatatttctaaaaactattgaaaatactaaaaactattcaaaatataactaccctaagaaatatatctaaaaaatattgaaaatactaaatctattcaaaatataactaccctaacaaatatttctattgaaaactattcaaaatataactaccctaacaaatatttctaaaaacaattgataattatacgacccatttttcgaaaattttcaaaacggcaccctttttcgaatttaattttttaaccaTTTTTTTTAAATTCCCGTTTGAAGCCCATCTACTTCAGGCGAAGTATCTTGTGCTTGGGCCGACCCGCAAAAAGCCCGCACAGCAAGTCTTGCGGCCTCTCTGTAGTAGGTGCAGTGTGAGCAGGCCCACCTGGCCAAATCCTGCCCACGGAGCTTGCGTTGTCCGCCCACGCAGAGCCCCCAACCCTCGCCGCTGTGGCCGGCGTGCGAGCTCGTGGCCCCGGCCCGCCCGCTGGTGAAGCTCGCACTGCCCGCCCGCACGCACCGCAGCCTGCGCGAGAGCTCCCGCGGTCGACCTGTTCGCCGCGGCCTACGCGCGAGCTCGCTGCGTAGCCTGGGTGCAAGCTCGCGGCCTGCTCGCCGGCGTGGAGCTCTCCCTGCCCGCCTCTCATCATGTCAAATGCTTGGGTGCGAGCTTATGTGCAAGAACATGAGAAAATTTTAGCATCTCTCGTCATGTTCCTAGTTCCTTGGATTATACAACAATTTAAGGTATGGGTGGCAGCATGGCTACCTGGTAGCGATCAGGTGTACACGTTTGGTTTTGCGGCTGGCAATTTGGAAGGGTCGAAACAGAGTCTGTTTTGACAAAAGATGATAAAATACCCTATTGATATCATAATGCACGCTTGCTCTTTTATGTCTAAATGGTCGATCTTCACAACCCAGAGTATCAAGGCAAACTGGCGGAAGGTATCAAGGTGATGATGGGGATCgcatgcaagctgatggcccAACACTCATCTGCGAGACCCGAGGGCGTTGCCGGCGCCGGAAGGCGATGAGCCTGATCAAGAGGAAGCGCGTGAATAGGAGGCGTGAGGCCTTTCTTGCTGGAATCTGTAGTTCTTTTGGCTAGAGGTGGTTCGAGTAGTAGTTTCTTTGGATGTGTAAAACTTATTTTGGTTCTCTTTTGGGGTTCCGTTGCTCCCCGACGCGGGATACCTAGGAATCCTGGGTATCTCAACCCAGGAGATCTAGCTTGAATCATGTCAGATTTTCTTTGGAGTCTCCCCTTCCCCCCTCTCTTAGATGTACTAAACTATCGGAATTTCCATTTCTGGTAATGGACATGGAGCATACCTCGTGTCGAAACACAGAAATGGACATGGAGCATACCTCGTGTCGAAACAAATCAAATAATACTTAAAAGCGCCAGCTACCGGTTCGATTCCGTTCATCCCTGCGGGGCTGTGATTTTTTATTCAGTTCGGTTCGACTCGTCTGCAACATACGATTTTCGTTCTGACGCACACGATTCGACTCTCACAATGGACACAGTTCGGTTTCGCAGCGCGACGATTCGATTTTACCGCACGCTGGAGCTGCCCTTACTTCTCCGATGATCATCCTATTGGTTAACTTTTCAGATCTATAGCTAGAAAGACCCACGGTTTTGCCGCGTGGGGTCCGTATCCCGCGTCGTAGTATTATAGTTGATGCGGACTTTAGTTCATTCATGTAGTTGTTATTATATACAAgtaaatataaaaaaattaagCAATGTAGTTAAAATAAATCCATCATTTTATTATTTTCACATAGGTATTATGGTATGCCCGCTGTTGCATTTGATATATATTTTGAGCATTATTTTGGGTATCGAAATGGAGGTATGGCATTTGTTGTTGCATTTATTATGGTGAAAGAAATggtaaaataatttatttggGAGGGTGGAGCACAATTAGTCGGATATTTAATGTATTTGCGAAATCACGAGGCAATTAATAGACGTGATGTTTTTTTAAGAAAGCAGTGGTTATATTAAAATATGTCGTATTATTGTGGAGGTCGCATAAGAAGTTATAGAAGAACGCTAgtataatattatatttttagTAAAATAAGATGTTATGTTGAACGAATTAGgaaaatattttgaatttaCAATTTTGTTATGTAGCAAAACTTtaggttttaaaattttgagcaaattttgtatttgaattttttttgaaatgttttgaatttgaaattttacTATATAGTAAAGAtgtagattttgaaattctAAGCAACTTTTGTATTGATTATGTTTTGATTTGAAGACGTTTTGGTGTCCAAATTTTAGATACAATGGGTCGTATGTAAATATTTGTGCAAACGAATTGCGAAAGCGTTTTGAATTTTAAAATTTACTCTATAATAGTTTTTgaattttagatcaagttttaTATTGAATAACTTTTGATTCCAAGGCGTTTTGATGTTCAAATTGTACGTATAATGTTGCTCGTGTAGAAATAACAAATGTAACGGGTTGTGCTTTGATTCGCATCTAAAAAATTTGCTGAGAGAGGATCGGGATGGCGGGTTGATTCAAAAAAAACTTAAAGTTTTATTTGCAAATTTTTCTAAACCTGGAaggttggactgcgggttgattttgaaAAATGTTGAGCGCTTTTTCGAAAAATTACTTGAGAGAGAAGgccggactgcgggttgatttatATAAAGATCGAGAAATTTTTTGCAAGGTGATCAGGAATCATAAGATTCGGGCCGTCCGCCCGGCCGATCGGACGGCCGGGGATTGGCCGCGACGCGAAGCTCCGCCCTATGCGTTTTACCGATAAGCCCGCGCCCCGTTACAGCGCCTTCCCCATGAGCACTCTGCAAGTGTTTTCAGTCCGGGTTGAAGGAATCAGAAGGGTCTTGCAGTGGCCGCTCGATGTGTTTGGTATCATCGCCGCGCGCGACACCGTCGACTTCAACCgcaacatcatcttcagcggCACGAGGGACAACTGCCAGACACTCGCCAAGGAGGTTCACAGCGTTCCCTTTGCTTGTCGCACTCATGCCGAGCTGCATTGTTTTGTACTGACTGATTGTGCTGCCCAATGCTCTTCCTTTGTTCACTCCAGATTACGGCTTTTTTATTTGTCTAATGTTGTTGCGTGCAGGATCGAAATTTAGCACTGGTAGGTCCGAGCCGTGCCGTTGTGTGGCAAGATCATTTGTACATCGAGGTTAAGCTGACGGTGAAGGGGCCTACCGAATCCGAGGATAAAGACTTGAGCTTTCTAGTTGTGCCATTTGCATGTGGTAATGCGGCGTACTCATGTCACTATTATGGTTACAAAACTAGCAAGCTTAGTACAGTGAGGCTTTCACTTGGTCTTATCGTTGAATTTGTGCGAGTCAGTGATGGGTCATGGCCAGATGGTTTCCGTGCCCAATTCGCTGCATTTACCACTGGCATTCGTCGCAAGAGAGCCCCTAGCATTGATCGCAAGAGTGCCTGTTAATGCTGGAGGGATCGAGCTTTCACGGCTTGTCGTTTCGGTTGAGACTACTGGGAAGCTGAGAGTCTGCGTCAAGGCGTGGAAGGTCGCGGAAAGCGCTAAGGATGCTGTGAAGGATGAGTTATTTTTCACGCCCCAGGAAGCGGGTAGAAGCTCTGGTTCGCTTGATGCTGGCTTTTGTAAGATGGAAGTTACGGTCGCCTGGTCACTCGTTCCCTATGATAAATAGTATGACGAGTGACCTGTTATGGGCACTTGGAAGTTCTTGCAGAGTGATGGTTATTATAGTTTTTTGAAACTGGTATTTAGCTGTTTGTTCTGGAGGGGTATGTTAATGTTATTATGATCCTGGTGAGACTACCAGAAAGCTGCAAGTTTCTGTTCGGGCTTGCGAGGCCCGGGAAACAAATAGCAATGCTGCAGAAGATGAGGTTTTCACACCTAAAGAAACCAATTAGAACCCATGGCATGCATGATGCAAGGCTTGTAAGATGGATGCAGACTCATTTTATAAGTTATACTGCTTGGTGATCTGTTATCGAACTCTTAAGAGTCGGCATTGCAGCTAATGCTTTTGAAATGGTATTTAAAGTTATGATGTGATTTCGATGTGATTGCTGCCTTCGTTGTGTACTGAGAAGTCTGGATGTTTACATCTGTATTCTCTAATCTACTAATCAGCTCTATGTTTATTACTTGGGCACTAAAGGGGATATCTGATTACGTTTTGAGACTCTATCCCGAACCGAAAGGGGTATGCTGTGACTGTTTAGGCATGTTGCCCAGACTATCCTTCTTCCGGCTACTGTGACAGGCAGGCAGGAAAATGACGGGTGTTTTACGCGTTTCTCACCGAATTTGTCTCCTTTCCTGCATTTCAAATGGATGTTTCAGTCATTCGACTTGCTCTCGCACTTCCAACAACCCTGAATTCCGATCCTGTTGTCGATCATGATTCATGTAAGGCGAAGGGATTAACCATAGCGAGCCCTTTAATAATAATAAAACCTTGAATTTTGCGCAAATTTCAACGGTGAGAATGAACACTACAACTTCTGAGGGTAAATTAGGAAGCAAATGAAGCTGCACAAGCGATTGTGAAGCCCGCGAGGCTGTCAGACAACGACGGATCATAGACAAGAAGATGAATTCACTGCATCATATGATCATAGAAAGGGGTGATGATACATTCACTACAAAAGAAAGGGAGCTATTACTGCATTACGCGCGAGTTTACATCTCATTTACCGCTGACACACGCTCTTTGCCCCTGGATTATCTCCATTACCCTTTTACCCTACTGCCTATTTTTACAAATTTTTTTTACCTAAGCACCAGGCTGTACTTTTCGAAGCCATGGCTGTACTTGGCCACCGGTGTTAGAAAGAATGGACAAGTAACATGAAACAACAAAAGAAAGAATGGCGTTAGCGTCAGTGTTAGCAGCTCTTTACAGTAGTCAGAAGTTGGCACTGGACCCTGCTGGCCGACATGGAAAAAAATGAAGTCGGCATTCTCCGGTGAGACCTGTAACAAGAAAGTAGTCATTAATTATGAGAAAATGTTATCGATGTATTCATTAGGAGCAAAGATATCAGGCACAATACCACAGAGGGCTCCTGTACAATTGCTTCAATGCGATCGCGCTGCACAGGTTGGATGCCAGCGTCCATCCACAAAATTCCCCTTGCCCAAAAATGCATCGGATGGGCATCAATTTGCCCTGCAAGCAGATCCGAAGCACAGCACAATAGCTGGTCATCTGGGATCATCCCGCGTCTCTTCCTCGTCTGTTTGCAGACCTTGTCCTCTCTATAGTTTGTTTAGCTTGCCGGCTTGGATTTGACGGTTTAGAGTCCTATGAGAAGTATTTGAAAACAATAAATATAATGAGCTTAAGAAGTTCCCTAAAGATGCAAGATACATAGAATGAGAATCAATACATTTTTGCTAGTTAATTGAGCACTTTTGGCCTTCTCTGCTTCTGCCTCCTTTTCAGCTTTTTTCTTCTCGAGCTCAGCTTGTTTGAGGTTCTCCTCATGTGCTTTTCGAAATGTTGTTACGAAAGTTAATAAAGTAGAGATCACTGCAGAAAAATAGGCAGCACAGGGTAAGGATGAGGTATCAATATAGACAACGCTAGAATGCAGAGACTGGATGTGCTTGAACCACCTACATCCTACAGAGAATAATTTGTACCGTAAGTTAACCTACGCATGTTCAGATAAAACTGATCTGCTTACCTTGCTCAAAGGGGCAACGAACGGGATCCTCACCAAAGTACTTAATCAGTGCGTCAGCCTTTTTGCCCTGGAACCATATTGAAAATTCAATCTACAAGAAATGAAGGGCACATAGAATATGTGCCGCTAAGgaccaaaaaaaaaggaaaccaTACCACTTCAGAAAACAGCGAAGATAGCGACTGCACATCAGCTCCAGCATTGTCAGTGAACTCTTTCAGTTTCTACACAATGCAGATAATGCCAGTTTAGAAGCAACCGAGACACAAAGACACTCACTTATTCTACAGCTTAACAGGAACACAATGTGACTTTATTGTTTACTTCAGCATTTCATGAATTAAAATGTATCAGTTTACAAGAAATATTAACAGAGATAGTCACCACTGGATGAGCATGTATTTCATCTTCTTTTTTGTTTATTGTTAGGCTTGTCAGCTTTGAGATTAAAATTCATGAAAGCCTATCTGAGGCTCTAAGTAGTCCATGTAAAGGGCCATCAAACAAATAGGTAAAAGAAAAACGGCATTATTTTCTACAAAAAACGGTTTTTGATCGTCCCAAATGCCTGGTGGTATTTCCACTGAAACTAACTAGCTAAATTCCATATGAATGCTCATATAAACTGAAATCAAGATTACTGTGACCTGACCTTGCGAAATATTTCTGATACCGGACCATCCCTTTCTGAAGCATCATACTCCAGCTGAACCTTTTCCAGCCCTTTGCTAACTGCTTGCATTTCCTCAGCCAGCATTTTTAGTTGTATCTGTAGAAATTAACAGTCAAAAGAAATGAAACACCTGTTACAGAATATTAtatattctacacaatcagtAACAGAAGAAACCCAAACCTTTGACGCGGCATCTAAACTAACAAGATCAACATAGAAGTTTAAAAGCTGTGGAGATCTTGCAGCAAGTACCTGGTATCAAGAAATTGTTAGAATAAGACATTAATGTGAAAATAATTTTACTCGTAATGCAGTAAATTAGACCAGAGCTACAAAGTAGTTACAATCAAATAGAAAAATAGTCAAATTATTTATTGGGGCTCCTTATTTATTTAATTTGGGATAGACAACTGATTCAGTTGCTTTAACCATGCACCATTAGACAAAAGCAGTATCAGTATCTGTTAGACTGTTGCCCATGGTTTCAAATCAGATTGTACTAGGCTACTAGCCAAAGTTGTGCAGTTCCCAACATTATTTAACTATTGCATGAACTTACGAACCTAAATTGATTTTGGCATGTTGGAAATAGTTAATCATTTTCTGTGTATCGCAATAATGAATCAGAGATTCAGTGCTCATCATCGAGTTGCAGTTCCACTCCTAATTCTCATACCAAATGTCGCTCTGGCTGTTTTGCAATTTACCAACTAGCACCCATCTTGGTTTGCATCTGTGACTTTGATGCATAGTCTGTCCAGGTATAGGTGAGAGCAGATATTGAGTGCAATTGTACAATGACTGGTTCTAACAACGCGCTAAACTGCACAAGCACAGAATAAGCATACCCATAGTCCCATGGTCCTAATAAACAGAAAGGCTCTTTTTCTCTCAGATTAGTGAAATTGTAACAGTTTCACCCAAATCTAAGTTTCTTCCAAGCCATCAAGTTTTATCCTCTTCCACTCCGTGGGAAAGATCAAACAGACCTACTCTGGAATCAGGACACATGCTGGTTGCGATCCTTATCTTTATGATCCTAAATTAATAAATAATTTGATGCAGAACATTGGTTTCAGTTACAATTAGACTACTGGAAATCCAATAACTGTTAGCGAAAGGGCACTAACTTGTACATAAATATGTGAGAACTAAAATTCCAAGGTGAATGCCATACCTTGCAGAGGTAGTGCATTAGTGTCATCTTATTATTTGTTGCTCGGGTATCAGTAAGTTTTAGAAGACTGTCCAATCGGAAGCCTACCGCAGCACCTATAAGAAAATATACAGTTGCAAAGTAGTTAATTAGTCCGAGAACAATAATATGTGTAACTATAGAAACCTGAAAGAATGTCTGGATAACAAGAATCCGGCACTTTAAAATTTCAATGGAGTACACAGGATATTCCAACCAAATATGCTTTGTTTCATGCTTTTTCACACATTAAGACACAAAGAGGCTGAGCAAATTCCATTAAACATGTGTTGGAATGCTGTCCACTTTTCCATTAACAAAATGCAATGTAATTATAAAACATATGGCGATCTTTGTGCAAAAAATACAGTCCATGGTGTGAGTCTTTTGAATCTACTCACCTTCAGTATTACTCGAATAATAAAGACATACAGTTATGAAAGACTTTTGATGTGAAAAGATTATGGGTTTAAACTAAACATTGTCTGGTGAAACATAACATGCTTAATGAATCTTTGATAACTACCTTGTACAAGATGGATGCTATGCGCAGGCTATGTAATACACAATTATGCCATGACATTCTCAATTCAGGAGTAGTGCTATGATCTTCTAATCCACATGAGTTTGCCACATATTTCTCATGTTAAGTGAAAGTAAATAAATTTACTCTAGTGGCACTATGTCATGACGTTCTCAATTCAGGAGAAATAGCGCTATGAACTTCTAACCACAGAATAGTACTAATTGAGTTTGCCACATATTTCTCATGTTAATTGAAAGTAAATAAATTTACTCATTGATGTTAAGGATCCCTTTTCCTATTCACTTTTAGAGTCCTTGTTCCTATTCCTAGGTTGCCCAAGGGGCTATTCATCACAATTAATACTGTCTGTGAAACTGGAAGAGAAACACAATAAACAAATGTTTTATTACCTCTAGCAGTTCCCTGGTTCAGCGTATTCCCGAGGAGAAGGATTTTCTTCATTATTTCTTTCAACTTGAGAGAACTTCGGATCTGATAACATAAAATTCAATTTAATAGATAAAACCTGAAACAAAATTGGAATTCAGTATGACCGATTCTCAGCATACCTCATTGCACGAAGAATCTATGATGTTCAAGCTTTTTCTAAGATCTGCGACTTGCGAACCAAACTGGATCTTGAAGGAGAACACTCGCAGTTTTGACTCCATTCGTGGCACTTTCATCAATTCTAAGAAGAACTGCACCAGGAGAACAGTCCCTTGTAAACATACATAATTATGTATTCATATCTAATTGTTGTAATGTTATGCATAGCTCAGGACACATCGAGTGCCCCGTGATCCATGGAAATGCCTTCAGCTCTTTTCCCCTACACGTAATGACCATAGAAAACCGTAGGTAAGTATGTAGTCATTACCTGTTCACACTTCCCAAGGTTGTCCTTGTCTCCAGTGTAATTCTgacaaaaaagaaagaaagaatggAATACTGCTTTAAAAAATGAGATCATCAAGGCACTAAAGCAACATTGTACTAATGTGCACCTTGAGAAGTTCCATTTCTTCTTTCGTAGGACAAAACTTTATGAGATTCTCAACTTGATCAACATCCAAGGTCGATTGATCCAGTGCCAGAGCCGCACTCTGGAGAAAATCAGTCGTTAATACCATATCAGAAATTAGAGAATAGCGAGATTCCAAATCTTTTGCATTGCTGGCATTCTTACCACCAAATCTGAGAGTGGCATCTTCACTTTTGTTAGCATGATTTCTGTGTTATTTGCCCTCCTCAACTCGATCTATTCAGATAAAATATCAGAATAAAGAAGATACAAAAGGAAGATGGTGAAACTATTGCATTCTTGAAACTTTGCACCACAATGTTAACTAATATTTAAAAATATAGGGTGGTTAAGAGAAGAGGTGGATTCACCTAAGACTCTGCATAAGAGATGTATAATGGTTAACCAATTACAAGAGATCAACAATAGCAATCAATGCATCTTCCCTTTGTCTACAGATCTAAATATAATCAATCTTGAATAGTCAGAATTCTAAATCATAGCAGAAtatttaggacaaaagcaattgaATTTTATTCTATAAGACCACACACATAATTTTTACATGCTCCAAATATCCTTACAAGTGTGATCACATTCACTGATAAAAATTGAAAAGGTAACTACCAAGTACTTACCAGGTGAACTTTTTCTGGTTTTGAGCCAAGTGATTTTCTACGTTCAGATTTTGAGCTGTCATCAGACTTTGGAACTGCTGCTGGAAAAAGGCTTTCAAGTTCTGATATATCAAACTCTGAAACACTGCAAAAAATAAGTTCACAGCACTAAGTATTTGTATgaggaaaaaaaatcaaaagaCCATCTGTGTAAGCTACTTGCACTAATTTAATGCCAAAATCATATGACCTGAACAATAAATCTAATTTCAAAACATGGATTAAGCAAGCAACTAAATCATTGAACATATTGTGCATGTGACAATAAGTTTAACCTAGACGGAAGGACTGCAAAGAGCAAATAATGAAAAAAAATACCTCTGTAGGTCACCATTGCGTTGTAATTCCTCCCACAGGCTACCTTGCAGGGCCCTTGTCACTTTGACCCAATGCAGAGGCTTTAATGTCGACTTGCGCGAGGCAGCAGCCCCATATGCTGATCCCAGAGGGCGTGCAGCCACACGTCCTCTGCCTAAGGAAGGATTACCTCCCGGTGGTGGTGGTACACCAGGTGCTCTAGGTGGAGCTGGCGCACCTGGTGCACGCCCacctggaggaggaggcggaggagggccacCAAGCCGCCCTCCAGGTGCAGGAGGTGGTGGGGGTGCTCTCCCACCACCTCCAGGTGGGGGTGGGGGAGGTGGAGCTCCTGGTCGCAGAcctggaggaggtggtggaggtggagctcCTGGTCGTGAacctggaggaggaggaggtggtggagctcctAGCCGCGGACCtggaggaggcggtggaggtggaGCGCCTGGAGggggtggaggaggtggagggcCAGGGCGAGCACCTGGAGGGGGTGGAGGGGGTGGAGGGCCTCCACGTGCACCTGGGGGAGGAGGTGGAGCTGGAGGTGCTCCTCGGCCagggggaggaggtggaggtgggggtgctcctcggccagggggagggggtggaggtgggggtgctcctcggccagggggagggggcggaggtgggggtgctcctcggccagggggagggggtgggggtgggggtgggggaggCGGTGCTCCTCGGCtagggggtgggggtgggggaggAGGTGCTGATGAACATGCCAAtagaggaggtggtggtggtggaggaggagctctAGAATATACTGTAGCTGCtgctggtggcggtggcggcggaggaggaggtggtggaccAGAACGTGTAACTGAGAGAGGGGGTGGCAGCGGAGCACAAGAACGCAAGGatggtggtggaggaggtggtggaggaggagcaGAATGTGCCATTgatggtggtggaggtggtggcggcggcggaggaggaggagaaggaacaCTTGAACGTGTTATGGTGAATGGGGGTGGAGGAGGTGGGGGTGGGACGCTTGAACTTAgctttggtggtggtggtggcggcggcggcggcggagtgacCATGTTGTTTAGCATtggaggcggtggtggaggtggtggtggagtATTTCCACCAATGCCTGACCTCggtggtgggggtgggggtgggggaggaggggccggggcAAAGGTCTGTTTTTGTGCTCCAGAAGACATTGGTGACCCCCCGTGCATAGGCATGGAACTTGAAGAGGAGTTGGGTGGAGGCGGAGGCAGCGGAGCTTCGCTTCTTGATAAAATTTGTGCACCCTGTAACAAGGATCGTCGTGCAGGTGATGGAGCAGACAGCGTAGATACTGACTCTTCTGTTAAGTGACTACTATGTGGTTCCATCAGGGATACTAGAGGCGCATCCTTCACAGCATTGATTTTGCCATCTGTAGACATGGATCGTATAGCCAGTGCAGCTGGTGAACTATAGTATCTGGATGGTGGATGCGATGGCCTATGCACAGAGGTAGCATCAGATTCCTTTTTTGGAGAAACCCATCTCCGTATTGTTTTTGGTTTGGCAAGCTTTGGTTGTTCTTCTGTCTGGGCTGCATTGCCTGCTGCCATCTTCTTCAACACTGATGACACAGCTTTATCAGGGATTTGCCCTCGGTCATCACTTTCAAACTTCGGGCTGCTAGCCCTAGCCTCTGTTCGACTTTGAGGAAGAGCTATGCTAACATCTTGTTTGCCAACAGGACCCTGTCTCTTGGTTTTTATTTCAGTTGCTACTTCAGTGGCTGGTAACACAACAATTCTGTCATGCACATTGGTGTGCTTTGTAGTTATGGTTTCTTCAACGCCATCCTCTACTTTTCCCTGATCCAATTTGCCATCAGCTGTATCAGAAGGTTTGACAGATTTAATA is part of the Panicum hallii strain FIL2 chromosome 2, PHallii_v3.1, whole genome shotgun sequence genome and encodes:
- the LOC112881307 gene encoding uncharacterized protein LOC112881307, yielding MRFTDKPAPRYSAFPMSTLQVFSVRVEGIRRVLQWPLDVFGIIAARDTVDFNRNIIFSGTRDNCQTLAKEDRNLALVGPSRAVVWQDHLYIEVKLTVKGPTESEDKDLSFLVVPFACVMGHGQMVSVPNSLHLPLAFVAREPLALIARVPVNAGGIELSRLVVSVETTGKLRVCVKAWKVAESAKDAVKDELFFTPQEAGRSSGSLDAGFCKMEVTVAWSLVPYDK
- the LOC112880576 gene encoding formin-like protein 5 isoform X1; this translates as MALFRKFFLKKTPDRLLEISERVYVFDCCFSTDSMGEDEYRDYLSGIVAQLQEFFPDASFMVSNFWSGDKRSRISDILSEYDMTVMDYPQQYEGCPLLQLEMIHHFLKSCENWLSVEGQHNMLLMHCERGGWPVLAFMLAGLLLYRKTYTGEQKTLEMVYKQARRDFIQHFFPLNPQPSHLRYLHYITRQGSGSEWPPISRPLILDSVVLHVVPRFDGEGGCRPYLRVHGQDSSPGNKSTKVLFEMPKTKKHLLRYGQAEAPIKISAFCRVQGDVVLECIHIGDNLEHKETMFRVMFNTAFIQSNTLGLNRDDIDVSWNMNNQFPRDFRAEVLFSDPDSFKPAVATVEVADDGDETDVASVDTGDEFYEAEEDWHDARRDPETQSVDGRLSLDGFAELDGAVANEERSSLVKHDIDGDVKTVVSHFENPEGLQQAQQDLAKSKLNHTGGQENSGVQDIQVVATSVDSEGHKFASICQEEDTKDVIAQTLVTTVDPTCSDEIQFQANEPTKNLKYADLEYTAFDAPRSLSCTDGDTHLRTTTKGGLQNGDIKIITENTVIVDNELVIYEEKTIVENGNIIPEVKNVVNEKSGIPKIGRTTIKSRNAQDNSCGNIKSVKPSDTADGKLDQGKVEDGVEETITTKHTNVHDRIVVLPATEVATEIKTKRQGPVGKQDVSIALPQSRTEARASSPKFESDDRGQIPDKAVSSVLKKMAAGNAAQTEEQPKLAKPKTIRRWVSPKKESDATSVHRPSHPPSRYYSSPAALAIRSMSTDGKINAVKDAPLVSLMEPHSSHLTEESVSTLSAPSPARRSLLQGAQILSRSEAPLPPPPPNSSSSSMPMHGGSPMSSGAQKQTFAPAPPPPPPPPPPRSGIGGNTPPPPPPPPPMLNNMVTPPPPPPPPPPKLSSSVPPPPPPPPFTITRSSVPSPPPPPPPPPPPPSMAHSAPPPPPPPPPSLRSCAPLPPPLSVTRSGPPPPPPPPPPPAAATVYSRAPPPPPPPPLLACSSAPPPPPPPPSRGAPPPPPPPPPPPPGRGAPPPPPPPPGRGAPPPPPPPPGRGAPPPPPPPPGRGAPPAPPPPPGARGGPPPPPPPPGARPGPPPPPPPPGAPPPPPPPGPRLGAPPPPPPPGSRPGAPPPPPPPGLRPGAPPPPPPPGGGGRAPPPPPAPGGRLGGPPPPPPPGGRAPGAPAPPRAPGVPPPPGGNPSLGRGRVAARPLGSAYGAAASRKSTLKPLHWVKVTRALQGSLWEELQRNGDLQSVSEFDISELESLFPAAVPKSDDSSKSERRKSLGSKPEKVHLIELRRANNTEIMLTKVKMPLSDLVSAALALDQSTLDVDQVENLIKFCPTKEEMELLKNYTGDKDNLGKCEQFFLELMKVPRMESKLRVFSFKIQFGSQVADLRKSLNIIDSSCNEIRSSLKLKEIMKKILLLGNTLNQGTARGAAVGFRLDSLLKLTDTRATNNKMTLMHYLCKVLAARSPQLLNFYVDLVSLDAASKIQLKMLAEEMQAVSKGLEKVQLEYDASERDGPVSEIFRKKLKEFTDNAGADVQSLSSLFSEVGKKADALIKYFGEDPVRCPFEQVISTLLTFVTTFRKAHEENLKQAELEKKKAEKEAEAEKAKSAQLTSKNDSKPSNPSRQAKQTIERTRSANRRGRDAG
- the LOC112880576 gene encoding formin-like protein 5 isoform X2; the encoded protein is MALFRKFFLKKTPDRLLEISERVYVFDCCFSTDSMGEDEYRDYLSGIVAQLQEFFPDASFMVSNFWSGDKRSRISDILSEYDMTVMDYPQQYEGCPLLQLEMIHHFLKSCENWLSVEGQHNMLLMHCERGGWPVLAFMLAGLLLYRKTYTGEQKTLEMVYKQARRDFIQHFFPLNPQPSHLRYLHYITRQGSGSEWPPISRPLILDSVVLHVVPRFDGEGGCRPYLRVHGQDSSPGNKSTKVLFEMPKTKKHLLRYGQAEAPIKISAFCRVQGDVVLECIHIGDNLEHKETMFRVMFNTAFIQSNTLGLNRDDIDVSWNMNNQFPRDFRAEVLFSDPDSFKPAVATVEVADDGDETDVASVDTGDEFYEAEEDWHDARRDPETQSVDGRLSLDGFAELDGAVANEERSSLVKHDIDGDVKTVVSHFENPEGLQQAQQDLAKSKLNHTGGQENSGVQDIQVVATSVDSEGHKFASICQEEDTKDVIAQTLVTTVDPTCSDEIQFQANEPTKNLKYADLEYTAFDAPRSLSCTDGDTHLRTTTKGGLQNGDIKIITENTVIVDNELVIYEEKTIVENGNIIPEVKNVVNEKSGIPKIGRTTIKSRNAQDNSCGNIKSVKPSDTADGKLDQGKVEDGVEETITTKHTNVHDRIVVLPATEVATEIKTKRQGPVGKQDVSIALPQSRTEARASSPKFESDDRGQIPDKAVSSVLKKMAAGNAAQTEEQPKLAKPKTIRRWVSPKKESDATSVHRPSHPPSRYYSSPAALAIRSMSTDGKINAVKDAPLVSLMEPHSSHLTEESVSTLSAPSPARRSLLQGAQILSRSEAPLPPPPPNSSSSSMPMHGGSPMSSGAQKQTFAPAPPPPPPPPPPRSGIGGNTPPPPPPPPPMLNNMVTPPPPPPPPPPKLSSSVPPPPPPPPFTITRSSVPSPPPPPPPPPPPPSMAHSAPPPPPPPPPSLRSCAPLPPPLSVTRSGPPPPPPPPPPPAAATVYSRAPPPPPPPPLLACSSAPPPPPPPPSRGAPPPPPPPPPPPPGRGAPPPPPPPPGRGAPPPPPPPPGRGAPPPPPPPPGRGAPPAPPPPPGARGGPPPPPPPPGARPGPPPPPPPPGAPPPPPPPGPRLGAPPPPPPPGSRPGAPPPPPPPGLRPGAPPPPPPPGGGGRAPPPPPAPGGRLGGPPPPPPPGGRAPGAPAPPRAPGVPPPPGGNPSLGRGRVAARPLGSAYGAAASRKSTLKPLHWVKVTRALQGSLWEELQRNGDLQSVSEFDISELESLFPAAVPKSDDSSKSERRKSLGSKPEKVHLIELRRANNTEIMLTKVKMPLSDLVSAALALDQSTLDVDQVENLIKFCPTKEEMELLKNYTGDKDNLGKCEQFFLELMKVPRMESKLRVFSFKIQFGSQVADLRKSLNIIDSSCNEIRSSLKLKEIMKKILLLGNTLNQGTARGAAVGFRLDSLLKLTDTRATNNKMTLMHYLCKIQLKMLAEEMQAVSKGLEKVQLEYDASERDGPVSEIFRKKLKEFTDNAGADVQSLSSLFSEVGKKADALIKYFGEDPVRCPFEQVISTLLTFVTTFRKAHEENLKQAELEKKKAEKEAEAEKAKSAQLTSKNDSKPSNPSRQAKQTIERTRSANRRGRDAG